One region of Tachysurus fulvidraco isolate hzauxx_2018 chromosome 9, HZAU_PFXX_2.0, whole genome shotgun sequence genomic DNA includes:
- the ostf1 gene encoding osteoclast-stimulating factor 1, which yields MSKPPPKPAKPGQVKVFRALFTFDPRTPDELYFEEGDILYISDTSDSNWWKGTCRGRTGLIPSNYVAEQAESIDNPMHEAAKRGNLSWLRECLDNKVGINGLDKAGNTALYWSCHGGHRDVVELLLSQPNCEINQQNKLGDTALHAAAWKGYSDIVEMLLNRNARTDVLNNEKKTALQMATNAQCASLLKRKQGSVITRTHSNAEEYLDDEDSD from the exons ATGTCAAAACCTCCTCCAAAACCCGCCAAACCAG gtcAAGTGAAAGTGTTCAGAGCATTATTTACCTTTGACCCTAGGACG CCGGATGAGCTTTACTTTGAGGAGGGAGACATCTTATACATCTcagacaca AGTGACAGTAACTGGTGGAAGGGAACATGCAGAGGAAGAACCGGGCTCATTCCCAGTAATTACG TGGCTGAACAGGCAGAGTCCATCGACAACCCAATGCACGAGGCAGCCAAAAGAG GGAATCTGAGCTGGCTCAGGGAGTGTTTGGACAATAAGGTTGGCATTAATGGACTGGATAAAGCAGGGAACACAGCGCTGTACTGGAGCTGTCACGGAGGacacagag aTGTGGTGGAGCTGCTACTTTCCCAGCCGAACTGTGAGATTAATCAGCag aaTAAACTGGGTGACACCGCGCTGCATGCTGCCGCCTGGAAAGGATATTCAGACATCGTGGAGATGCTTTTAAACAGGA atgccaGGACAGATGTGTTGAATAATGAGAAGAAGACAGCTTTGCAGATGGCTACTAACGCTCAGTGTGCGTCTCTGTTGAAGAGGAAGCAGGGCAGCG tgattacacgcacacacagcaatgCTGAGGAGTACCTGGATGATGAAGACTCTGACTGA
- the areg gene encoding protransforming growth factor alpha, with protein sequence MNLILLSSLLYLACSVLISLASSDAHTAELGHVTVISASGEGLQSALGEEPESEDGPSGLFTGAPLGRGRGGRKKHGWKKRNKAQLSVRQRNSTPAQNLTNSPAHSTSHSSTHIANLSSAPDPCHTSHREYCIHGYCTYLYDLKEPVCVCMKGYDGVRCGIQLLQIGSVDRNHQHDDTLHITLITITVVLSIISCSALLLIICVHYRAQHSFQAALFSAADESDKLQKYNSAV encoded by the exons ATGAACCTCATCCTGCTCTCCTCTCTGCTCTACCTTG cctgcaGTGTGCTCATCTCTTTAGCTTCATCTGATGCTCACACCGCTGAGCTGGGTCATGTGACTGTGATATCAGCATCTGGGGAGGGACTTCAGAGTGCACTTGGAGAGGAGCCAGAATCTGAGGATGGACCTTCAGGACTGTTTACAGGGGCACCTTTAGGTAGAG GTCGAGGTGGCCGCAAGAAACATGGTTGGAAAAAGAGGAATAAGGCCCAgttgagtgtgagacagagaaacagcACTCCTGCACAGAATCTCACcaacagccccgcccacagtaCCTCCCATAGCTCCACCCACATCGCAAACCTAAGCTCTGCCCCTGATCCCTGTCACACCTCCCACAGAGAGTACTGCATCCACGGTTACTGCACATACTTATATGACTTAAAGGAGCCCGTCTGTGT GTGTATGAAGGGGTATGACGGTGTGCGATGTGGTATCCAGCTGTTACAGATAGGGTCTGTGGATCGAAATCATCAACATGACgacacactgcacatcacactcatcaccatCACAGTCGTCCTGTCAATCATTAGCTGCTCCGCTCTCCTGCTCATCATCTGTGTGCA ttacCGAGCTCAGCACAGTTTCCAAGCAGCACTATTCAGTGCTGCTGATGAAAGTGACAAACTGCAGAAGTATAACAGCGCAGTGTGA